The window CAGATCGCAGCGCTACTTACCGCCCCGAACTCCGCAGAGGTTCGCGTAATCCGGTCCTACCAAGAAGCCTTCAACCACCTTCAAGAACTCGAACGAAAGTACAAACCGAAACAATGAACGAAATCACCGATAAGCTTGCGCCATGCCCGTTCTGCGGGTGGCACAATATCAGAATCAATCCTCACCGGGTTGGCGGATACGTCCGAACGGGAACACGCTACCAGACCGTTTGCAGCCGTTGCAAATCACGCGGCCCCATCAAGGGAACGGAACAAGAGGCTGAAGAGGCCTGGAACAATCGAGTGAAATGAGACGCCGACCCCGATCCTGGCGTGAACACCCTATGATGTGGGTGATTGGCTGTATCGACGCCTACGGAGCAATTGTCGCCTCGCCCAGCAGAGAGGGCAGAACGCATCGACCGGAGGAGTCTCGAGGGAAACGCTGGCGCTGGTGTGTCTGGTCGCAGGAACTCGTGACTCTCGGGCCTCGAACGATTGACGAACTAAATAACCCCGATTCGCGCACTCTAACATCCGAAGAAGGATTCGCCGTGTGGGAGTGGCTGCGGAAGCGTGGCTACACAGACGACCGAACGATGCCAAAAACAACTGTTGAATAGCATATGAAAATCCAATACCTGAACCCCGAGAACGCGCCGACTCCGCCCGATGGCTGGCGATGGAAGACCGCGCTGTGCAAGCCTGAGACGATCAATGATTGGCGCGTGTGGAGAGATAACTTTAGCTATTATTGCGATAGATTCCGCTACGATGGGTCAGTCTTTGAATGGACGTACATCACGCAAGCCGACCTCCCCGCGGATTACTATTTCGACTTCGACGGCACTGGGCTGAACTTTGACGACCCGTTCTACCGTCGCGGGGTCATGTGGGCCGCCAAAGAAGGGAAGACGATTCAAGTGCTTCACCATGATGGAAGTCCATGGGAAAACTGCTCTCCTAGTTGGAATTGGAAGTATCATTCATACCGCATCCACCCGCGCCACGCTGCCGACTACGGGCTGGAAGTTCCGGGCGACAAGGAGCCGACCATTCCGGCCAACCTGCCGCCGTTCCCTCCGTCGCCTAAGCCTGGGCATCACTTGGAGTATCGGACGCCTGCACAGGCCAAGGGGAAACTAGGAATATGGTATTGCTTTGGGGGTGGACTCAAAGACTGGACAGAATGCGGTCGTCTGTCGTCTCCGTTGAATGGAAATGAACCGCACTACGCCGAGCTAGTCCCCGACACTCCGACCGAGCAGCTAAAAAATGAAAGTCAAATTATGAACCAAATAACCCTAAAATTACTCCTCGAATCAATCCACGAAAGCACAGCTCTTTCGACTCCCGAAGAACTCAAAAAAGCATGCGTGCTCATTGAACGGGTGCAAGGAATGAATAGTGCCGAGCGCGACGTTATTCGCGCAACCTTCAGGAAAGGCCCGCTTTTTGATGGGGACGTTCCAAGCAAATCTGGTCGAGATTCCTTATTGTCAGACGGGTTTGTTGCGAAAGTCGTTGTGAAAGGCGAGGACGGCTACAACGCGTGCACCTACAAGGGCCGCAAAGCTTACCGACTCATTGAGGCTGGAGCATGAGTGCTGAAATAACCAACCAGCCCGACCTCGACTCCCCGGACTACTGGCGCGGCAAGCAGGATGAGGTGCGGATGCAGTGGGCGCAGAATCCAGCGATAGCGCGGGAGTATTGGGAATCTGCGGATAACTCATGGAAATGCCTAGAGCACACGAATTGGTACGATTTCGCCATCTACCGTCCCCGCCCGGTCGCCCTGACGGATGAGCAGCGGGACGAGCGGGATTTCAAGGAGTGGTTCGGGAAGATTTCCGAAACTAGTAACCAGAGAACACATCATGAAATGCGGTATGCGTGGCTAGCTTCCCGCAAGGCCCTCCGCGAGCAGCAGAAGGGAGGCGCGAAGTGAGCGCGGAGTACATTCCAGCAGGCCCATACGAGTTCGGTCTTTTGACCGGAGAAGTATGGCAGGTAAGCACAGGAGCGCCATTGGCAACCGTCCATGGCATTGCATTGGACGACCCGCGATGCGTTTCGGTCGGAAAACTCTTCGCAGCCGCGCCGGAGCTTCTTGCTGCGCTGAAAGAGTTGCTGATGGTCCGCGAGTGGGCCGATGAAACCGGATACGTGCAGGATGTCGGGTTCGTTGACGTAGAGTCCATCCACGAAAAGGCCCGAGCAGCCATCGCCAAGGCGGAGGGCGGGAGATGAAAATCGAACGAGACAGGTTCTATCGGACGCGTGACGGGCGTAAGGCGCTCTGCGTGTATAATCAAAAGGAAGGGGAATATCCATGCGTAATAGTGGCAGCATCGGGCCAATGGAGTGCAACTGAGAAAGGAT of the Terrimicrobium sacchariphilum genome contains:
- a CDS encoding Lar family restriction alleviation protein, whose protein sequence is MNEITDKLAPCPFCGWHNIRINPHRVGGYVRTGTRYQTVCSRCKSRGPIKGTEQEAEEAWNNRVK